Proteins co-encoded in one Synergistes jonesii genomic window:
- a CDS encoding YgiQ family radical SAM protein, which translates to MEIRKRGCGAGKGAYGAAKIKKTAGLSREAFLPVSRADMDVRGWDELDVLIITGDAYVDHPSFGHAIIARWLEAHGFRIGIISQPDWRGTADFLRMGRPRLCAMLSAGNLDSMLNRYTAGGKKRREDSYAPGGEAGRRPDRATVVYSNRVRELWGDIPLVIGGVEASLRRLAHYDYWSDGVRRSMLTDSRADLLVYGMGELASLEIARRLSDGESVSSMRDIPGTCWKTHDANAAKDAVPLPSFGEVSSDKTKFAEAFRLSYGENDALRGKRLIQDQGAWLVVQNRPARPLSTGEMDAVYALPYARAWHPDYDAAGGVPALKEVKFSITTHRGCFGECGFCAISSHQGRIIQRRSDESIIKEAELLTRLPDFKGYIHDVGGPTANFTTPQCGDSLRRGACKGRSCLYPRPCGKLRASHEGYIALLRRLRALPRVKKVFIRSGLRYDYILADKKSAFLEELCRWHISGQLKIAPEHVSASVLRYMRKPPREVTEEFLKKYAEINKKLGLKQFLVPYFISAHPGSTLKDAVELAEFIRDSGLHPEQVQDFTPTPGSLSTCIYHTGLDPMTMEKVYVPRGAEERRMQRALLQYWMPENKNYVRKALIKAGRRDLIGRGPKALVD; encoded by the coding sequence ATGGAAATTCGCAAACGCGGCTGCGGAGCGGGGAAGGGCGCTTACGGCGCGGCAAAGATAAAGAAAACGGCGGGGCTTTCCCGTGAGGCCTTTCTGCCTGTTTCGCGCGCGGATATGGACGTGCGCGGCTGGGACGAACTCGACGTCCTTATAATCACCGGCGACGCCTACGTCGACCATCCAAGCTTCGGGCATGCGATAATAGCGCGCTGGCTCGAGGCGCACGGCTTTCGCATCGGAATAATTTCGCAGCCTGACTGGCGCGGCACGGCGGACTTCCTCAGGATGGGGAGGCCGCGCCTCTGCGCGATGCTCTCCGCCGGGAATCTCGATTCGATGCTGAACCGCTACACGGCGGGAGGCAAAAAGCGCAGGGAGGACAGTTACGCGCCGGGCGGGGAAGCGGGACGCAGGCCCGATCGCGCGACGGTAGTCTATTCGAACAGAGTTCGCGAGCTGTGGGGCGATATACCTCTCGTCATTGGAGGCGTCGAGGCGAGCCTGCGCCGGCTCGCGCATTACGACTACTGGAGCGACGGCGTGCGCCGTTCGATGCTGACGGACAGCCGCGCGGACCTGCTCGTTTACGGTATGGGAGAGCTCGCCTCGCTCGAAATAGCGCGGAGGCTCTCCGACGGCGAAAGCGTCTCGTCGATGCGCGATATCCCCGGCACTTGCTGGAAGACTCACGACGCGAACGCGGCGAAAGATGCCGTCCCGCTGCCCTCCTTCGGTGAGGTGTCATCCGACAAGACAAAATTTGCCGAGGCGTTCAGATTATCCTACGGCGAGAACGACGCGCTGCGCGGGAAAAGGCTGATACAGGACCAGGGAGCGTGGCTCGTCGTTCAGAACAGGCCGGCGCGCCCCCTTTCGACCGGCGAGATGGACGCAGTATACGCCCTGCCTTACGCGCGCGCGTGGCATCCCGACTACGACGCGGCCGGCGGGGTGCCGGCGCTCAAAGAGGTTAAATTCAGCATAACGACGCATCGCGGCTGCTTCGGCGAGTGCGGCTTCTGCGCGATATCGTCGCATCAGGGACGCATAATACAGCGCCGCAGCGACGAATCGATAATAAAGGAAGCCGAACTGCTGACGCGCCTGCCCGATTTCAAAGGCTACATACACGACGTAGGGGGCCCGACAGCAAACTTCACGACTCCGCAGTGCGGGGACTCCCTCAGGCGCGGTGCATGTAAGGGACGCTCCTGTCTTTACCCGCGTCCCTGCGGTAAACTCCGCGCGAGCCATGAGGGCTACATCGCGCTACTGCGCAGGCTGCGCGCGCTGCCGCGCGTCAAAAAAGTTTTCATCCGCTCCGGTCTCCGCTACGACTATATACTCGCCGACAAAAAAAGTGCTTTCCTCGAAGAGCTCTGCCGCTGGCATATAAGCGGACAGCTGAAGATCGCGCCCGAGCACGTGAGCGCGAGCGTGCTGCGCTACATGCGCAAGCCTCCGCGCGAAGTGACCGAGGAATTCCTGAAAAAATACGCCGAAATAAACAAGAAGCTCGGCCTGAAGCAGTTCCTCGTGCCGTACTTCATCTCCGCCCATCCCGGCTCAACGCTCAAAGATGCGGTCGAGCTCGCCGAATTCATACGCGACAGCGGGCTGCACCCGGAGCAGGTGCAGGACTTCACGCCGACGCCAGGCTCTCTGTCGACCTGCATCTACCATACCGGCCTCGACCCTATGACGATGGAGAAGGTCTACGTGCCGAGGGGCGCCGAGGAGCGCAGGATGCAGCGCGCCCTGCTCCAGTACTGGATGCCGGAAAATAAAAATTACGTGCGCAAGGCTCTGATAAAGGCAGGAAGAAGAGATCTGATAGGACGCGGCCCTAAAGCGCTCGTAGATTAG
- a CDS encoding M48 family metallopeptidase, with amino-acid sequence MSMGADYIAVNGIRFEIRRNARRKNIAVGVDDGVYFAAAPQRVSRKELESLLLRNFDETIEALKEKLAAQRGGGHKYRAGELFYCRGELYPLEISDGPLRFDGSAFISAPFGDADAARSAFEFFYARKTRSIVQEEFPTWCKRIGAGPKRVNIKNVRTLWGSCSASGSITFSLRLALVAPPLMEYVMIHELCHFFEMNHSKDFWLRVARWCPDYAERRAELRRSGYTW; translated from the coding sequence ATGTCTATGGGCGCTGATTATATAGCCGTGAACGGCATCCGCTTCGAGATAAGGAGAAACGCCAGAAGGAAAAATATCGCCGTAGGCGTAGACGACGGCGTTTATTTTGCGGCCGCGCCGCAACGTGTCTCGCGCAAAGAGCTCGAGTCGCTCCTGCTGAGAAATTTCGACGAGACTATCGAAGCGCTGAAGGAAAAGCTCGCCGCGCAGCGCGGCGGCGGACACAAATACCGCGCAGGAGAGCTCTTTTACTGCCGCGGGGAGCTGTATCCTCTGGAAATTTCCGACGGTCCTCTGCGTTTCGACGGCAGCGCTTTCATTTCGGCGCCCTTCGGCGATGCCGACGCGGCGCGCAGCGCGTTCGAATTTTTTTACGCGCGCAAGACGAGGAGCATCGTGCAGGAGGAATTCCCCACATGGTGCAAGAGAATCGGCGCGGGACCGAAGCGCGTGAACATAAAGAACGTCAGGACGCTTTGGGGAAGCTGCTCGGCGTCCGGCAGTATAACCTTCAGCCTGCGGCTCGCGCTCGTGGCGCCTCCGCTGATGGAGTATGTGATGATACATGAGCTTTGTCACTTTTTTGAGATGAATCACTCTAAAGACTTCTGGCTGCGCGTCGCGCGTTGGTGTCCCGATTACGCGGAGCGGCGCGCCGAGCTGAGGCGCAGCGGCTACACATGGTGA
- a CDS encoding D-Ala-D-Ala carboxypeptidase family metallohydrolase, producing the protein MGDLTKDFSRKEFRCRCGRKDCDAAPIDMKLVTALQALRDLIGVPIIINSAVRCVRHNRRVGGVRNSRHLEGIAADIYCPKLSPKEFAKFAAMIPEFDKGGIGLYDWGIHVDVRGRRARWDYRGR; encoded by the coding sequence TTGGGAGACCTAACGAAGGATTTCTCGCGGAAGGAGTTCCGCTGTAGGTGCGGAAGGAAAGATTGCGACGCGGCGCCGATCGACATGAAGCTGGTGACGGCTTTACAGGCGCTGAGGGATCTGATCGGCGTCCCCATCATCATCAATTCGGCGGTCAGATGCGTCCGGCACAACAGGCGCGTCGGCGGCGTGCGGAACAGCCGGCATCTGGAGGGCATAGCCGCCGATATTTACTGCCCGAAGCTTTCGCCGAAGGAATTTGCTAAGTTCGCCGCTATGATCCCAGAGTTCGACAAAGGCGGCATAGGCCTGTACGACTGGGGGATCCACGTGGACGTGCGCGGCAGGCGCGCGCGCTGGGATTACAGGGGGCGGTGA
- the dpaL gene encoding diaminopropionate ammonia-lyase has translation MDGIKWIGNNLPDTQDKELGIMSLENVSAARAFHESFPQYKKTPLAALNALAEFYGVKNLFVKDESFRFGLNAFKVLGGSFAMARYISKLTGRPIGSLTYDALTSPGLKKEIGEITFFSATDGNHGRGVAWSAKTLGQKAVIMMPKGSRRPRFENIKREGAAVTIEELNYDGCVRKAAKKAAETPGGVLVQDTAWKGYEEIPSWIMQGYGTMALEADEQFAEAAGAQPTHIFIQAGVGSLAGAVVGYFANKYPNDPPLFVVVESDQADCIYRSALAGDGEVRAVGGEMRTIMAGLACGEPSITSWQILKDKAFAFVSIPDEAASNGVRVLGAPLPGDTRVISGESGAATAGLLHSIATDAKLAPLREELQLDRNSRVLLFSTEGATDPDSYRRIVWEGAKGY, from the coding sequence ATGGACGGCATCAAATGGATCGGGAACAATCTTCCTGATACGCAAGATAAGGAGCTCGGCATAATGTCGCTGGAGAATGTCTCGGCGGCGCGCGCCTTTCACGAGAGCTTCCCGCAGTATAAAAAAACTCCTCTTGCCGCGCTGAACGCCCTCGCGGAATTTTACGGCGTGAAAAATCTGTTCGTTAAGGACGAAAGCTTCCGCTTCGGCCTCAACGCCTTCAAAGTGCTCGGCGGCTCTTTTGCTATGGCGCGTTACATTTCAAAGCTCACGGGGCGCCCGATAGGAAGCCTTACTTACGACGCTCTCACTTCGCCAGGGCTGAAGAAAGAGATAGGCGAAATAACCTTCTTCAGCGCCACTGACGGAAACCACGGTCGCGGCGTAGCGTGGTCGGCGAAAACGCTTGGGCAGAAGGCCGTGATAATGATGCCGAAAGGCTCGCGCCGCCCCCGTTTCGAGAATATAAAAAGGGAAGGCGCGGCCGTCACGATAGAAGAATTGAATTATGACGGATGCGTGCGCAAAGCCGCTAAAAAGGCAGCCGAGACGCCTGGCGGAGTGCTCGTTCAGGACACCGCGTGGAAGGGCTACGAGGAGATCCCGTCGTGGATCATGCAGGGCTACGGCACGATGGCGCTCGAAGCCGACGAACAGTTCGCCGAAGCAGCCGGCGCGCAGCCGACGCACATATTCATCCAGGCAGGGGTCGGCTCTCTCGCCGGAGCCGTCGTCGGCTATTTTGCAAACAAATATCCGAACGATCCGCCGCTCTTCGTAGTCGTCGAGTCGGATCAGGCGGACTGCATTTACCGTTCGGCGCTTGCCGGAGACGGAGAGGTGCGCGCGGTCGGCGGAGAGATGCGCACGATAATGGCCGGGCTCGCCTGCGGAGAGCCGAGCATAACGTCGTGGCAGATATTGAAGGATAAGGCCTTCGCGTTCGTATCGATCCCAGACGAAGCAGCGTCGAACGGAGTACGCGTTCTCGGCGCGCCTCTGCCGGGCGACACGCGCGTTATATCTGGCGAATCGGGAGCCGCGACGGCCGGGCTGCTCCATTCGATAGCGACGGACGCGAAACTTGCGCCGCTCCGCGAAGAGCTGCAACTGGACAGAAATTCGCGCGTCCTGCTATTCTCGACGGAAGGAGCCACAGACCCGGATAGCTATCGCAGGATAGTGTGGGAGGGAGCGAAGGGTTATTAA
- a CDS encoding radical SAM protein, with translation MNPYEALKGFAMKQFFSYLDRDPETNIPKLLDMLEKHDKDGNAVTLETRGVRKLISDPNSNWSKLLKSLWTDIDAGQRRILAANAIINGTLIGTPKTMKLQDKYQCNIPWTILIDPTSACNLHCIGCWAAEYGNKLDLSFEQLDSIIKQGKDLGIYVYLYSGGEPLVRKADIIRLCEKHNDCAFLAFTNGTLIDDAFADEMLRVKNFVPAFSVEGFEEATDSRRGEGTYRKVIEAMARLKARKLLFGISCCYTSKNVEVIGSEEYFDAMIDMGAKFAWLFTYMPIGADAVPELLVSAEQRKFMFDQIHKFRSTKPIFTMDFWNDGDAVGGCVAGGRGYCHINANGDVEPCAFIHYSDSNIKEKPLLDCFRSPLFMAYRRNQPFNENMLRPCPVLDNPGRLTDMVEESGAHSTDLKSPEKACDYCNRCVFTAQRWALVADEIWQSLPNRWGVQRTGKMAKKS, from the coding sequence ATGAATCCTTATGAAGCACTGAAGGGATTTGCAATGAAACAATTCTTCAGCTATCTGGACAGAGATCCTGAGACGAACATTCCAAAGCTGCTGGATATGTTGGAGAAGCATGACAAGGATGGCAACGCCGTTACGCTGGAGACCAGGGGGGTCAGAAAGCTGATCTCGGACCCGAACAGCAACTGGTCGAAACTGCTGAAAAGCCTCTGGACGGACATCGACGCCGGGCAGCGCAGGATACTCGCGGCGAACGCGATCATAAACGGAACACTGATCGGCACGCCTAAGACGATGAAGTTGCAGGATAAATATCAGTGCAACATCCCTTGGACCATTCTGATCGACCCTACGTCGGCGTGCAATCTGCACTGCATCGGCTGCTGGGCGGCGGAGTACGGCAACAAGCTGGATCTCAGCTTCGAACAGCTGGACAGCATCATCAAACAGGGAAAAGATCTCGGCATTTATGTTTACCTCTACTCTGGAGGCGAGCCCCTCGTGCGCAAGGCCGACATCATCCGTCTCTGCGAGAAGCACAACGACTGCGCTTTCTTAGCGTTCACCAACGGCACGCTGATCGACGACGCCTTCGCCGACGAGATGCTCCGCGTCAAAAACTTTGTCCCCGCGTTCAGCGTCGAAGGCTTCGAAGAGGCGACGGATTCGCGCCGCGGCGAAGGGACTTACCGCAAGGTCATAGAAGCGATGGCGCGCCTGAAGGCCAGAAAACTGCTATTTGGCATCTCCTGCTGCTACACGAGCAAGAACGTCGAGGTCATAGGTAGCGAGGAGTACTTTGACGCGATGATAGATATGGGCGCAAAGTTCGCCTGGCTCTTTACATATATGCCTATCGGTGCGGACGCCGTGCCGGAACTTCTCGTCTCCGCCGAACAGCGCAAGTTCATGTTCGATCAAATCCACAAATTCCGCAGCACGAAGCCGATATTCACTATGGACTTCTGGAACGACGGCGACGCCGTCGGCGGATGCGTCGCTGGCGGACGCGGCTACTGCCACATCAACGCGAACGGCGACGTCGAGCCCTGCGCGTTTATCCACTATTCAGATTCCAACATAAAAGAGAAGCCTCTGCTCGACTGTTTCAGGTCGCCGCTCTTCATGGCCTATCGCAGGAATCAACCATTCAATGAGAATATGCTGCGCCCCTGTCCGGTGCTGGACAACCCAGGACGCCTTACCGATATGGTAGAGGAATCCGGAGCTCATTCCACGGACCTGAAGAGCCCCGAGAAGGCCTGCGACTACTGCAACCGCTGTGTTTTTACGGCGCAAAGGTGGGCGCTCGTAGCCGACGAGATATGGCAGTCGCTTCCCAACCGCTGGGGGGTCCAGAGGACGGGCAAAATGGCGAAGAAATCTTAG
- a CDS encoding MBL fold metallo-hydrolase, whose protein sequence is MSKENSYPDNFIRYIGTGGGRFSMIRQQRGTGGIWIGCRGLSGIIDPGPGSLAHICAANPTLLSDELDFVMLTHKHVDHSTDANVLIECMTQGGFEKKGTIIAPSDALFGDDRVIMEYSQRRAERIHIPRDGSVIDIGNGLAAEAVEHLHHGVECYGYIFRAPGVPEWGMISDSRMLPSFAQRYKNCEFISMNVTFPDRKKHLDHISIEEAKELLSQLNAKNAVFTHLGAMMTSPEGRHFLEDLDTERTDVTAARDGMVVDLETHEISFCGENFPASAPWQR, encoded by the coding sequence TTGAGCAAGGAGAATTCTTATCCCGATAATTTCATAAGATATATAGGCACGGGCGGCGGGCGTTTCTCGATGATAAGGCAGCAGCGCGGCACCGGAGGAATTTGGATCGGCTGCCGCGGTCTCAGCGGCATAATCGACCCCGGGCCGGGAAGCCTCGCGCATATCTGCGCGGCAAACCCCACGCTCCTCTCCGACGAGTTGGATTTTGTAATGCTGACGCATAAGCACGTCGACCACAGCACCGACGCGAACGTGCTGATCGAATGCATGACGCAGGGGGGCTTCGAAAAAAAAGGAACGATAATAGCGCCCTCCGACGCGCTTTTCGGCGACGACCGCGTCATAATGGAATATTCCCAGCGGCGCGCCGAACGCATACATATACCGCGCGACGGCAGTGTCATCGACATAGGAAACGGGCTCGCGGCCGAAGCGGTCGAGCACCTGCACCACGGCGTCGAGTGCTACGGCTATATCTTCCGCGCGCCCGGCGTGCCAGAATGGGGGATGATCAGCGACAGCAGGATGCTGCCTTCGTTCGCCCAGAGATATAAAAACTGCGAATTTATCTCAATGAACGTGACCTTCCCTGACAGGAAAAAACACCTCGACCACATCTCGATAGAAGAGGCGAAGGAGCTGCTTTCGCAGCTTAACGCGAAGAACGCGGTCTTCACTCACTTAGGCGCGATGATGACTTCGCCGGAGGGGAGGCATTTCCTGGAGGATCTCGACACGGAAAGGACCGACGTCACCGCCGCCCGTGACGGCATGGTGGTCGACCTGGAAACCCACGAGATATCCTTCTGCGGCGAAAATTTTCCCGCGTCCGCGCCGTGGCAGCGCTGA
- a CDS encoding lytic transglycosylase domain-containing protein, with protein MEADMKVFRWRELAEKWGRQTGCPPALILAVIEQESGGGPEATRHEPEYMERYEARCREIAHACGLSLEDVATSYGLMQLMLPLAWGYMGTAARKDPVAALLDPDQNVRFGAAHLGVLLRKELARHNDAVRLALGAGGGIDAAIVRAAAGRFNGAGSGSAYARNVCALWRLYEGRLKEA; from the coding sequence ATGGAAGCCGATATGAAGGTCTTCCGCTGGCGGGAGCTTGCGGAGAAGTGGGGCCGGCAGACTGGATGTCCGCCGGCTTTGATTTTGGCGGTGATCGAGCAGGAGTCGGGCGGGGGCCCAGAGGCAACGCGGCACGAGCCGGAGTATATGGAAAGGTATGAGGCGCGCTGCCGCGAGATAGCCCATGCATGCGGCTTGTCCCTCGAGGATGTGGCCACGAGCTACGGGCTTATGCAGCTGATGCTGCCGCTGGCCTGGGGCTATATGGGGACTGCGGCCAGGAAGGACCCTGTCGCGGCGCTGCTTGATCCGGATCAGAATGTGCGCTTCGGCGCGGCGCATTTGGGCGTGCTGCTCCGCAAGGAGCTTGCGCGCCACAATGATGCGGTGCGCCTGGCGCTCGGAGCGGGCGGGGGGATCGACGCCGCGATCGTGCGCGCCGCCGCCGGCCGCTTCAATGGCGCTGGGAGCGGGAGCGCTTACGCGCGGAACGTCTGCGCGCTGTGGCGGCTGTATGAAGGGCGCTTGAAAGAGGCGTAG
- a CDS encoding type II toxin-antitoxin system RelB/DinJ family antitoxin, with protein MGQTTLSVRMDSEVKKEFDAFCAEAGMNSSVAINLFARKVVREWRIPFEISAPRPNAETKAAMDELLSGGGTRCKDIAEMYKSMGVER; from the coding sequence ATGGGCCAAACTACTTTGAGCGTCCGTATGGACAGCGAGGTGAAGAAGGAGTTCGACGCTTTTTGCGCGGAGGCGGGGATGAATTCTTCTGTTGCTATAAATCTGTTTGCGCGCAAGGTGGTGCGCGAATGGCGTATTCCGTTCGAGATTTCCGCCCCCAGGCCGAACGCCGAGACTAAGGCGGCGATGGATGAACTTTTGTCGGGCGGCGGCACTCGCTGCAAGGATATTGCCGAGATGTACAAGAGCATGGGCGTCGAACGATGA
- a CDS encoding type II toxin-antitoxin system RelE/ParE family toxin — protein sequence MREIVYSSRYKRDLKRMIRRGANLALHDEILALLVADAPLPDRYRDHALVGEWKGFRELHIRPDWLLVYAKEGDMLLLLAAAGSHADVFEL from the coding sequence ATGAGGGAGATCGTCTATTCTTCGAGGTATAAGCGAGATTTGAAGCGGATGATCCGGCGCGGCGCGAATCTCGCCCTTCACGACGAGATCCTCGCGCTACTCGTTGCCGACGCTCCGCTGCCTGATAGGTATAGGGACCACGCGCTTGTCGGAGAGTGGAAGGGTTTTCGGGAGCTGCATATACGCCCCGACTGGCTGCTTGTTTACGCGAAAGAGGGGGATATGCTTTTGCTTTTAGCGGCTGCAGGGTCGCATGCGGATGTTTTCGAGTTATGA